TCTACAGGTACCGCAGAATGAATCTGAACATATTCATTTGAATTTCTTACCTCTATTTGACTATCACTAAAGGTTTCAATTTCTGATAGGCGTGCAGTGAAATTTGCTGTCCCTAGCGTGATATTGTACACCGGTTCTTTTTCTAAAAAATGGTTTCTAATCGATTCATAAACCGTTTTCTCTTTATCATTTGCCTTTATAAATATCTGATAAGCTACATCAGCTTTAGTAAGATCCCAAGCCGTGATTACTTCAAATGGTGTCTGAATACGGCCTCCTTCGCCACGAAAATCTGAAGACCAGTTTTTAGCCATATTCCCCGTACTTTTAATGCTTAAAAAATTAAGGCGGTGAAAACTTTTCTTCAATGGGTTAAGGACCCTAATGCCAATCTGAATATTTTTGGAAGCCAAATCTTCATAATATGAATCTCTTGACCATCCCATTGCAGCGGCCACTATTCCCATAATGGCAGTACGTGGCGGTATAGAAAAACTGAACGCAGTATTGTTCGCGTAATACTTTCTAAAATGCGCTAATTTTCCGCTGATTTTAAAACTTAATATCTCCATAACAGTAGGTTTAATGTGAAACTTCTGTTACAGTGAAAACTCAAAATCGGCCGAGGTTTTTATAATTACTTCCTTGATTTTATTTTCCCCTTCCTTATCTTGGGAGATTAAGTTTTTTAAAGCGGTTAAATCAAATGATAAATCTTTGAATTTTCGTACTTGCTTATCGGTAATCCCTTCTTTTGGTTCTGCATCCACAAAGTTGCGCAGATCCCCAAATTGCCCGTTTGAAAACCCCTCTTTGTAAACAATTTCCAGATAGAGTTTTGGGTATTGATTTAATTTGGAGCGTGTGGGTGAAGCCGGGATACTTTCCCAAATAGCTTTTCTAAATTCCAGAACATCAGGATTAGTAAGTCCGGTTGTTTTTGCAGCAGCGGCATTAATTGTTCCATTAAAGCCCAGTAAACTATAATGAACCCGATAATCTTTACCAAATGTACTGCTGTCATCGTTCATAATCGTGACAATAGAGCTTGAATCAATTAACTCCACTTTATTAAAGGAATAGCCCCAATTTAATTGAATTGGACCGGTATAAGCCTTAGTGAACCCGCCAACAGCGAACGCGCTGCCAAACATCCTTATATCAAGGAATTTTTCTTTCACTAAATAAGCCAGCAGCTCATAGTTCACTTCTTTCTGCTTAAATTTTTTATCTGTAATGGTTTTCCACACACCTTCAGCATCTTTCTCTTTAGCGATTATTTCTTTATAAACTTTTAAGGCTTCAGGATTGTTAGCAAAGGCTTTTTCCAGTTCACCTTCATTTTCAACAATTCGCTTTATTACAGCCTTGAGCTTGCTGTCGACACTAACTTTTGAATCTCCTTCCATATCTACAAAAACAACCTCATCCTCGTTGCTTGCTTTTAAATAATCTCTTATAAAGCGTTTAACTCGGGTATCGGTCACCAGATTGGTTTTCGTATCATAATCCATTCTAGGTTTGTTTTCCTGATCGGGATCACCGTTTGGATTACACTGAATGGCTTCATAAACAAATAGAAAATCGGAAGAGTTGGTAATGCTTGGTTTCATAGTTTAATATTTTATTTGATTTAAAGTATTTCTTTTTCAGTAAGTTCATCTGCATCTTGAACACCAACACCAAAAGAGTAGCCTGTCAAAAGAAAAAAGACAGCTTCTTGAGGGTTTAATGTCCAGTTGTTGAGATTGAAATGTTTTCCAAACTCGTTGTCTGTAAAAATTACTTTACCCATAGCATTATATTGCTTAGCCTTCTCAATCAGTGAGATGCGAAGCCGCTGTATATTTTCTTTATCCATCCCATTGAAGTTAACCTTCTGGATTACGGTCTTGGTTTTACCTTTTTGGATATATTCAACGGTATTGAGCATTCTGCCCAGGTAAAACATTGCTTTTTGATCTGTATTTAAGGACATCTTAGAAAAGAAATCCTGAATGGATTGCTCATACTTGTTTTCCGATTTTTCTTCGGCGGAGTTACTGTTGGGGTTTTCCATATCGATTAGGTTTAGTTTTTTAAGGAATTGTATGAAGGCGTGGTATTTGAAAACACTGTCACGAATAGCAAAATAGAAATAGTCGCTACTATATTGATGAACGTTAGTATAGCTGCCGTATCTACGGTAATAATGGCAAAGTATAAGTTCTATAAAGTAGTCATAAAGAACTTCCTTCTTTACTTTTCTGTTTTCTAGGATTATTTTAAAAAGTTCTAGGGCTTTGTTCTTTTTTTCTTTGTCTTTTCGAAGCGGAATAATTTTGAATATGGAATTGAAATTTAAATTTGTTGGCACGCGTTCTTTGCTCTCATAATCATATTCAGTAATAACTTTGTCCCAATCCACAAAGCTATCCTCTCGAAACTCCCAGTTGACATCATTAAAAGTTTTAAGCAATTTGCTAAAATGAAAGCTGCTTACATCTTTGATAATTTCGGTTGATTTAAAGAAATTACCATCAGACTCAAAAGCAATAAAGTTTATCCAAAATACTTCATCATCCAGTTCTAGATTAACGTTTTTTGCAAACTCATCCAGACTGTTGATGTTGAAAAGAAGGTCTGATTTTTTATGAATTCCTTCCAAAGCCATTTCTAAATCGACGTTAGAATTTTGCATAAATTGAGGTATAATCACATGGTCTAGATTAGCTATACGTATTTTATATCCTTGACTCAATAAATAGCTAGACGCATAATCCAGTTTTTTCTGATTTTCAACGCTAACTTGATAATTGACAGAGAATTTTTTTTTATCAAAAAAACTTGCATAATTTTTTGTTTCGGTAACAAACATCTTGTTTAAACTGTAGCGAATATCAAGATTAAGCTCTTCAACATCTTCCATCTGGTCACCACTGGCATAACACAATTTCATTTTAGTTTTTTTGCTGCTTTGGGTGGTTGTTTGATTACCAAAAAAGGAATATTGCAAAAAGGTTGTGTAATCTTCAATATCAGCAAATACAGTAGGCGCGTTAAAACCAAATTCTACAGATTTAACCAAAACATTTACAAATACAATGTTTTCATTATTACCTAAATTAAAGGATTCATTTATAGTGCGAATGTCAACAACACCTTTCGCAGAATGAACCGTCATTTCGAGGAACTTATCTTTGAGTTTGAAAATTTGACCCAGTAACTTTTCGAGATATTCTGTTAGAAGGTACTTATTGACTTTTTCAATGGCCTCGACAAGCTCTCCTTTCTCAGTATCAGTTCCTTCCTTTCCAAAAAATGTTTTATAAATTTGGTTGATTTTTCCAGCAGGGACAGAGGTGTAAATTGCCTTATTATTACCTCCTTTTATTTTTAATGGGAATGTGTTTTTTATTTTTTCTTCGTCATATACCCGTAAACTTTCTGGACTAATTATTATTTCTTGAGCATCTAAATCAAAAATAATAGGAAGTGTGTAGTTCGTAATTGGGTTACCTCGTTTATCCTCACGTTCGGCTTTTGGATAATCCAAAAAGCGATCCCATTCACTTTTCCCTTGGCTTTGCCATTCTCCGATTTTAAGTAATGTTTGAAGCATTTCTAGTTGGTTTAATTAAAAAATGTTTAATCCATAGTCCTAAAGACTATAGAATGATACATCTTACAATTTAATTCGGGGGAAGGTTTCTCGTAAGAGAATTCCTAAGATAGGATGTTTGGATAAGACTTCCTTACTGAAAAGCGTAATTTTCAAAAAAATATATGGAAGTCTTGTCAACCTCCGGTAGTAGATAAGACCTTCTGCTCCAATTCCTCTTATGCGGACACACCATGCCGGTCCACAACTGTCGTCCTTTCGCAACCCGTTGCCCAACCTTTTCGGTGGGCTCAGCAGAAGAAGCGACGTTCCACGCTCCTCGACCTTTCCTTACCCTCGCCACGAAAACTAATTCCCATAAAATCTAGGGTATTGAATCTAGGTGTTTTGACAATGGATTTTGTTTCGCCTTGTTTTTGATATTGCCTAGGGTTTTAATGTCCAGGACTGCCCTGTGATGGTATAATCCTAAGGGTAGATGTAAGGTAGTGTGTTAATTGTCCTGTAATTATATATACTTTATTGGAATGATCGATGATATCCAATTCAGACAATCCAAATGAGCCTTCCTAATCCTTCAATTAAGTCCGATCGGCAGGAATCTAAAAAAATACTAACTTAGAGTCCTATTGATTCAAATATGAAAATTACTTTTAGAACAAAGGAAGAAGCCAATAGGGAACAGGAAAAGGAGTATCTAGCACTATCGGGAAGTGAGCGGTTCTATAGGTTTATGGAGTTCATACAACATAGTAAGAAGCTGCCCTCCAAAGTCAAAAAAACCAACGACAAAGGTTTCAAGGTCATCATCAAAACAAGCGATTGATGCAACAATGGAAAAAGGACATTGATCAATTTCTAGAATTAGCCAATAAACATGGGGTACGAATGTTAATGGTTGGAGGGGCGGCCGTAAATTTTCATGGGTACCAAAGACATTCTGCCGATATAGATTTTTGGTTGGACACCTCTAAAGAAAACTTTGAAAAGTTGGAGCGGGTCTTTAAGGACATGGGCTTTGATTTTAATGGGTTCCCTCCAGAGGTTCAAGAACAGAAACAGAATATATCCTTAAAGTTTTCTCCAGCGGATCTGGATGTTGAGCTAATTACAAAATTCAATGTAGGCCGACCTTTTGACCAAGCATACGAGGCATCCGAACAGGTCCAAATTGGTCCGAATAAAGTTGCTAAGCTTCGTGTATTGACTTTAGATGATTTGATCAGTAGTAAAATCAAGTCAAATAGAACCAAGGATTTGTTGGATGTTAAAGAATTGAAGCGAATAAACAATCCCAAAAAGAATAAAGGACTTGGCATGTGATAATAATGGATTAATTGTTTAATCAATAAGAACGCTGTGGAAGTCGGCCGAACCTTTCGCTCTAATTCCTCTTATGCGGACACACCATGCCGGTCCACAACCGTCGTCCTTCCGCTACCGGTTGCCTAACCTCCTTTGGTGGGCCCAGAAAAACAAGCGGCGTTCCGCGCCCATCGACCTTTCCTTCCCCTCCCCACAAAATTCCTTTCTGGTGCTCGATAATTTATGCGTAAGGAATAGAAATTAAACAGATTATTGAAATGCTAGAATATGAGGGTAACTTTTGAACAACCTTAATAGCAATTGGAGAGGGGATTAATTGCCAATCGTATCGAATCATGTTGGTTGAAGTATCCTGAAAAGCAAATCCCATCAAAAAAGGGATGTATTTTGTAATAAAAATGTAAACAAATTTGTTTACATTTGTGATATGATTGCATATGCCAA
This genomic window from Maribacter sp. MJ134 contains:
- a CDS encoding nucleotidyl transferase AbiEii/AbiGii toxin family protein, coding for MQQWKKDIDQFLELANKHGVRMLMVGGAAVNFHGYQRHSADIDFWLDTSKENFEKLERVFKDMGFDFNGFPPEVQEQKQNISLKFSPADLDVELITKFNVGRPFDQAYEASEQVQIGPNKVAKLRVLTLDDLISSKIKSNRTKDLLDVKELKRINNPKKNKGLGM
- the cas5 gene encoding CRISPR-associated protein Cas5; protein product: MEILSFKISGKLAHFRKYYANNTAFSFSIPPRTAIMGIVAAAMGWSRDSYYEDLASKNIQIGIRVLNPLKKSFHRLNFLSIKSTGNMAKNWSSDFRGEGGRIQTPFEVITAWDLTKADVAYQIFIKANDKEKTVYESIRNHFLEKEPVYNITLGTANFTARLSEIETFSDSQIEVRNSNEYVQIHSAVPVELVEELKFDKEEFQNYNFVEEDMLPGEFVANGNREVRKMNRLLFSITPHPIRVKLKGSYYVLKDDTGELNIQFMDA
- a CDS encoding TM1802 family CRISPR-associated protein, with the protein product MLQTLLKIGEWQSQGKSEWDRFLDYPKAEREDKRGNPITNYTLPIIFDLDAQEIIISPESLRVYDEEKIKNTFPLKIKGGNNKAIYTSVPAGKINQIYKTFFGKEGTDTEKGELVEAIEKVNKYLLTEYLEKLLGQIFKLKDKFLEMTVHSAKGVVDIRTINESFNLGNNENIVFVNVLVKSVEFGFNAPTVFADIEDYTTFLQYSFFGNQTTTQSSKKTKMKLCYASGDQMEDVEELNLDIRYSLNKMFVTETKNYASFFDKKKFSVNYQVSVENQKKLDYASSYLLSQGYKIRIANLDHVIIPQFMQNSNVDLEMALEGIHKKSDLLFNINSLDEFAKNVNLELDDEVFWINFIAFESDGNFFKSTEIIKDVSSFHFSKLLKTFNDVNWEFREDSFVDWDKVITEYDYESKERVPTNLNFNSIFKIIPLRKDKEKKNKALELFKIILENRKVKKEVLYDYFIELILCHYYRRYGSYTNVHQYSSDYFYFAIRDSVFKYHAFIQFLKKLNLIDMENPNSNSAEEKSENKYEQSIQDFFSKMSLNTDQKAMFYLGRMLNTVEYIQKGKTKTVIQKVNFNGMDKENIQRLRISLIEKAKQYNAMGKVIFTDNEFGKHFNLNNWTLNPQEAVFFLLTGYSFGVGVQDADELTEKEIL
- a CDS encoding CRISPR-associated protein, with the protein product MKPSITNSSDFLFVYEAIQCNPNGDPDQENKPRMDYDTKTNLVTDTRVKRFIRDYLKASNEDEVVFVDMEGDSKVSVDSKLKAVIKRIVENEGELEKAFANNPEALKVYKEIIAKEKDAEGVWKTITDKKFKQKEVNYELLAYLVKEKFLDIRMFGSAFAVGGFTKAYTGPIQLNWGYSFNKVELIDSSSIVTIMNDDSSTFGKDYRVHYSLLGFNGTINAAAAKTTGLTNPDVLEFRKAIWESIPASPTRSKLNQYPKLYLEIVYKEGFSNGQFGDLRNFVDAEPKEGITDKQVRKFKDLSFDLTALKNLISQDKEGENKIKEVIIKTSADFEFSL